Proteins from a genomic interval of Deltaproteobacteria bacterium:
- a CDS encoding acyltransferase family protein translates to MNPKKITKKSISSFYQLLAPVFDLLDGYFSYEVKGLQNISKNKAALLVMNHGIIPYHGFLLARRLYRDAHIAQRSLGADFIFEIPCLRELFMAGGALPASPENARRLLKEGHLVTLAPGGIYESLVTQPGMKRIPWERHFGFAKLACELGVPVIPSYARGIDRVYWNSNFLLRMRIKILEKTRFSIPLFFGLGLLPLPTPITHRIGKALFPPSGKVTRKKVTQFHTRVLRAMQKLRDQ, encoded by the coding sequence ATGAATCCAAAAAAAATAACAAAAAAAAGTATTTCCTCTTTCTATCAACTTTTGGCCCCGGTCTTTGATTTGCTGGACGGCTATTTCAGTTATGAGGTGAAGGGGCTTCAAAATATCTCTAAAAATAAAGCGGCCCTGCTCGTCATGAATCATGGAATCATTCCCTACCATGGTTTTTTACTGGCCCGGCGATTGTATCGGGACGCCCATATTGCCCAGCGCAGCCTGGGAGCGGATTTCATTTTTGAGATCCCTTGTCTTCGAGAGCTTTTCATGGCGGGGGGCGCTCTTCCTGCAAGCCCCGAAAATGCCAGGAGGCTCTTGAAGGAAGGCCATCTGGTAACCCTTGCTCCAGGCGGAATTTACGAATCTTTGGTCACCCAGCCCGGGATGAAAAGAATTCCCTGGGAGCGGCATTTCGGATTTGCCAAACTTGCCTGTGAGCTTGGGGTGCCCGTCATTCCCAGCTATGCCCGGGGAATTGATCGGGTCTATTGGAATTCCAATTTTCTTTTGAGGATGCGGATCAAGATTTTGGAAAAGACACGATTTTCCATCCCTCTCTTTTTTGGATTGGGATTATTGCCCCTTCCCACACCCATCACTCATCGGATTGGAAAAGCCCTCTTTCCTCCTTCAGGAAAAGTAACTCGAAAAAAAGTCACCCAATTTCATACCCGAGTCCTTCGAGCGATGCAGAAGTTGAGAGACCAGTAA